The proteins below are encoded in one region of Xenopus laevis strain J_2021 chromosome 8L, Xenopus_laevis_v10.1, whole genome shotgun sequence:
- the c8orf48.L gene encoding uncharacterized protein C8orf48 isoform X2 codes for METEAFRRRSLMDGLSEDGESIDYEEHIVQNTSCSRGSGCDYSSESFESLTDSFSDKDESEPFKPCSSEQESNSTTASSENGFGDISVCSEHGSDNVSGSEPSEVDYTANVHCQDLIKKWIENLQFKHACTSAARTNVESRNAFIEECRAGQETAETKKSAGKKTTEKETETLHTYCLTKIKHITHPLSIHKKQDQHTKNDSKSLMTDELKAVVPQQLLNRLRLENMKETLRQVTETGMHQPSTCPHCTSKRAELAKCEFLRLRRTKLEASLLQSKMEEHMYTKDLLTCIGEIHQSLPRLSDGSSNIWKTLYASSKKT; via the exons ATGGAAACCGAGGCGTTCCGGAGGAG AAGTTTGATGGATGGGCTGTCAGAAGATGGAGAAAGTATAGATTATGAAGAACATATAGTACAAAACACATCATGCAGCAGAGGATCGGGATGTGACTATTCCAGTGAATCGTTTGAATCCCTTACAGATTCATTCAGTGACAAAGATGAAAGTGAACCATTTAAACCATGTTCCTCAGAGCAAGAATCTAACAGCACTACGGCATCATCAGAGAATGGATTTGGTGATATTTCAGTATGCTCAGAGCATGGATCTGATAACGTTTCAGGCTCTGAGCCTTCAGAAGTGGATTATACGGCCAATGTACATTGCCAAG atttgattaaaaaatggaTTGAAAATCTTCAGTTCAAGCATGCATGCACGTCAGCTGCAAGAACTAATGTTGAGTCAAGAAATG CATTTATCGAAGAGTGTAGAGCTGGTCAGGAGACTGCTGAGACGAAGAAGTCAGCTGGCAAGAAGACCACTGAGAAAGAGACAGAGACTCTGCACACCTATTGCTTAACAAAGATAAAACACATCACCCATCCATTAAGCATCCACAAGAAACAAGATCAACATACTAAAAACGACTCCAAAAGTCTCATGACAGACGAACTGAAAGCGGTTGTCCCACAGCAGCTGCTCAACAGGCTCCGTCTAGAGAACATGAAAGAGACTTTAAGACAG GTGACGGAGACTGGAATGCACCAACCCTCTACTTGTCCTCATTGTACCAGTAAACGGGCTGAGCTGGCAAAGTGTGAATTTCTTAGACTGAGAAGGACCAAGCTAGAAGCATCCTTACTGCAGAGCAAAATGGAGGAGCATATGTACACCAAA GACCTGCTGACCTGTATTGGGGAGATCCACCAGTCCCTTCCCAGGCTTTCTGATGGGAGTAGCAACATATGGAAGACACTGTATGCTAGCAGTAAGAAGACATAG
- the c8orf48.L gene encoding uncharacterized protein C8orf48 isoform X3 has protein sequence MDGLSEDGESIDYEEHIVQNTSCSRGSGCDYSSESFESLTDSFSDKDESEPFKPCSSEQESNSTTASSENGFGDISVCSEHGSDNVSGSEPSEVDYTANVHCQDLIKKWIENLQFKHACTSAARTNVESRNAFIEECRAGQETAETKKSAGKKTTEKETETLHTYCLTKIKHITHPLSIHKKQDQHTKNDSKSLMTDELKAVVPQQLLNRLRLENMKETLRQVTETGMHQPSTCPHCTSKRAELAKCEFLRLRRTKLEASLLQSKMEEHMYTKDLLTCIGEIHQSLPRLSDGSSNIWKTLYASSKKT, from the exons ATGGATGGGCTGTCAGAAGATGGAGAAAGTATAGATTATGAAGAACATATAGTACAAAACACATCATGCAGCAGAGGATCGGGATGTGACTATTCCAGTGAATCGTTTGAATCCCTTACAGATTCATTCAGTGACAAAGATGAAAGTGAACCATTTAAACCATGTTCCTCAGAGCAAGAATCTAACAGCACTACGGCATCATCAGAGAATGGATTTGGTGATATTTCAGTATGCTCAGAGCATGGATCTGATAACGTTTCAGGCTCTGAGCCTTCAGAAGTGGATTATACGGCCAATGTACATTGCCAAG atttgattaaaaaatggaTTGAAAATCTTCAGTTCAAGCATGCATGCACGTCAGCTGCAAGAACTAATGTTGAGTCAAGAAATG CATTTATCGAAGAGTGTAGAGCTGGTCAGGAGACTGCTGAGACGAAGAAGTCAGCTGGCAAGAAGACCACTGAGAAAGAGACAGAGACTCTGCACACCTATTGCTTAACAAAGATAAAACACATCACCCATCCATTAAGCATCCACAAGAAACAAGATCAACATACTAAAAACGACTCCAAAAGTCTCATGACAGACGAACTGAAAGCGGTTGTCCCACAGCAGCTGCTCAACAGGCTCCGTCTAGAGAACATGAAAGAGACTTTAAGACAG GTGACGGAGACTGGAATGCACCAACCCTCTACTTGTCCTCATTGTACCAGTAAACGGGCTGAGCTGGCAAAGTGTGAATTTCTTAGACTGAGAAGGACCAAGCTAGAAGCATCCTTACTGCAGAGCAAAATGGAGGAGCATATGTACACCAAA GACCTGCTGACCTGTATTGGGGAGATCCACCAGTCCCTTCCCAGGCTTTCTGATGGGAGTAGCAACATATGGAAGACACTGTATGCTAGCAGTAAGAAGACATAG
- the c8orf48.L gene encoding uncharacterized protein C8orf48 isoform X1 yields the protein MTCTFISVRTRLLTAPRYYGNRGVPEEVRPTLELARSLMDGLSEDGESIDYEEHIVQNTSCSRGSGCDYSSESFESLTDSFSDKDESEPFKPCSSEQESNSTTASSENGFGDISVCSEHGSDNVSGSEPSEVDYTANVHCQDLIKKWIENLQFKHACTSAARTNVESRNAFIEECRAGQETAETKKSAGKKTTEKETETLHTYCLTKIKHITHPLSIHKKQDQHTKNDSKSLMTDELKAVVPQQLLNRLRLENMKETLRQVTETGMHQPSTCPHCTSKRAELAKCEFLRLRRTKLEASLLQSKMEEHMYTKDLLTCIGEIHQSLPRLSDGSSNIWKTLYASSKKT from the exons ATGACTTGCACCTTCATTTCAGTACGGACGCGTTTACTTACTGCACCGCGTTACTATGGAAACCGAGGCGTTCCGGAGGAGGTGAGACCGACATTGGAATTAGCTAG AAGTTTGATGGATGGGCTGTCAGAAGATGGAGAAAGTATAGATTATGAAGAACATATAGTACAAAACACATCATGCAGCAGAGGATCGGGATGTGACTATTCCAGTGAATCGTTTGAATCCCTTACAGATTCATTCAGTGACAAAGATGAAAGTGAACCATTTAAACCATGTTCCTCAGAGCAAGAATCTAACAGCACTACGGCATCATCAGAGAATGGATTTGGTGATATTTCAGTATGCTCAGAGCATGGATCTGATAACGTTTCAGGCTCTGAGCCTTCAGAAGTGGATTATACGGCCAATGTACATTGCCAAG atttgattaaaaaatggaTTGAAAATCTTCAGTTCAAGCATGCATGCACGTCAGCTGCAAGAACTAATGTTGAGTCAAGAAATG CATTTATCGAAGAGTGTAGAGCTGGTCAGGAGACTGCTGAGACGAAGAAGTCAGCTGGCAAGAAGACCACTGAGAAAGAGACAGAGACTCTGCACACCTATTGCTTAACAAAGATAAAACACATCACCCATCCATTAAGCATCCACAAGAAACAAGATCAACATACTAAAAACGACTCCAAAAGTCTCATGACAGACGAACTGAAAGCGGTTGTCCCACAGCAGCTGCTCAACAGGCTCCGTCTAGAGAACATGAAAGAGACTTTAAGACAG GTGACGGAGACTGGAATGCACCAACCCTCTACTTGTCCTCATTGTACCAGTAAACGGGCTGAGCTGGCAAAGTGTGAATTTCTTAGACTGAGAAGGACCAAGCTAGAAGCATCCTTACTGCAGAGCAAAATGGAGGAGCATATGTACACCAAA GACCTGCTGACCTGTATTGGGGAGATCCACCAGTCCCTTCCCAGGCTTTCTGATGGGAGTAGCAACATATGGAAGACACTGTATGCTAGCAGTAAGAAGACATAG